The following coding sequences lie in one Rutidosis leptorrhynchoides isolate AG116_Rl617_1_P2 chromosome 4, CSIRO_AGI_Rlap_v1, whole genome shotgun sequence genomic window:
- the LOC139840769 gene encoding S-protein homolog 29-like: MEVLDKDIEKLIGHIYSKDNDLGNQTFTGNVGYRWKFRRNIDETTLFKGHFFWIDNVGVPARQAVIDLFDNKVAAECGQSLLHDHKCFWLVAKDGFYFAKNSPDNWEFKYPWPGL, translated from the coding sequence ATGGAAGTCCTCGATAAAGATATCGAAAAGCTAATTGGTCATATATATTCAAAAGACAACGATTTGGGAAATCAAACATTTACAGGCAACGTGGGATATCGTTGGAAATTTCGCAGGAATATCGATGAAACAACTTTGTTTAAGGGGCACTTTTTTTGGATAGATAATGTTGGTGTTCCTGCTAGGCAGGCCGTTATTGATCTTTTTGATAATAAAGTTGCAGCTGAATGTGGCCAAAGTCTTTTGCATGATCATAAATGTTTTTGGTTAGTAGCTAAAGATGGTTTTTATTTTGCAAAAAATAGCCCAGATAATTGGGAATTCAAGTATCCATGGCCGGGTTTGTAA
- the LOC139843973 gene encoding protein RESPONSE TO LOW SULFUR 3-like: MAPTIAVPSVQNHRSPAKVAQEEVLRRRNEELERELKRSLEREEKMKTELQKTWQRLRVAEDAEERLCSQLGELEAEAMDQARDYRQRLVTLMEQLSVAQKVIESGSVQMV; this comes from the coding sequence ATGGCTCCAACTATAGCGGTTCCGTCGGTGCAAAACCATCGGTCACCGGCGAAGGTGGCACAGGAGGAGGTGTTACGACGGAGAAACGAGGAATTGGAACGAGAATTGAAACGGAGTTTAGAACGAGAAGAGAAAATGAAAACGGAATTGCAGAAAACGTGGCAACGGTTGCGCGTGGCGGAAGATGCGGAGGAACGATTGTGTTCACAATTGGGAGAACTTGAAGCTGAAGCGATGGATCAGGCGCGTGATTATAGACAACGTTTAGTGACGTTGATGGAGCAGCTTTCTGTTGCTCAAAAGGTGATTGAATCTGGTTCCGTTCAGATGGTGTAA